Sequence from the Hirundo rustica isolate bHirRus1 chromosome 9, bHirRus1.pri.v3, whole genome shotgun sequence genome:
AGAGACCTCGACAATTTAGAGACAGGCAATCACCAACCCTAGGAAGTTCTGCAAGGGAAAAGTGCAGGGTCTGGCACCTGGGATGGGCCAACCCTGGCTATACAGACACACTGGGGAATGAGAGTGCCacggaaagggacctggggtcCTGGTCAAGGGAAAGTTGAACGTGAGCCAGCCccggcagccaggagggccaaccctgtcccGGGGGGCATCGGGGACAGCAACGCCGGGCGGgcgagggaggggattgtcccgctctgctctgccccggggcggcctcacctccagtgctgggggcagctttGGGCACCACCGCATAAACTGGCTCTGAGCTGTTGAGAGGGTCCAAGGAGGGTAACAAGGGTGCTGAAGGGTCTGCAagggaagctgtatgaggaatggctgaggtcacttggtctgttcagcctggaggagactgggGGGAGACACTGCGGCCTTCAACAACCTCACCAAAGGAAGCAGCGAGGCAGGTGCCAATCTCTTCACTCtcatgaccagtgacaggactcaaaatcagcatgaagctgagtcagggaaggttttggctggatatcaggaaaaggttttcacccagagggtgtttgggcactggaacagctccccagggcagtggtcacagcaccagcctgacagaggtcaagaagcatttggacaatgctgtcaggcacaggctgtgactcgtggggatgctgctgtgctgggccaggacttggactcgatgatcctgagggtcccttccaactcagcacattctataattctatgattgTAACAGATCACCAGAATGCTCTTCCAGCCTCTGGCCACTGATGACACAGGGCTTCCTGACAGCTGGATTTTTCATCTGTACTGTCTAGTGGATTTTTTAATCCACACAAAGTTCAGGCTTCAGAATTCCTGTTTCAGGGAGCCTAAAAGGCTTCACTCAATTCCCAAGTTTagctttttcttgttcttgGGGTATTTTTCTGCTTCGGTACTGCCTCTAGTGTCTGCAGTACTTTTTCCTTAGACGCCATTAAGCAGCTCCTTTTCTCTCACAGctcttgctttctttgctttcttgcGTTTACACAGAACCACTGGAAGGACAATGGCAAGAGTGATGACTGCAATTGCTATCACTGCTAGGATGATAAAGACTTCTGTTCCATATtctgtagggggaaaaaatccaagaTTCAGTTACCAGAACCTACAATGCCACAGTGCTACAAAATCTTAGCACTCATTCCAGTGaatgaaaaaatgctttctgtatTTCACAGTCTCACAGAAGTCACCACTTCAGTGTGAACAGAATACAGTACATTTTAACATGAATTTGTTGAACTGAAGTAAAGCTCTATTTCACCTGGTTCAGTCTAAGTTTTAATCTAGTTTAGTTAGTGCACTAAAGCACCATGCTAACACCGTAAGAATAAGTCAAACCATTCCCTCTGCCTGTACATTATTTCTGTCCAAGTGAAAATCTAGATAAGCTAGAAATTACCAAGAGaagatttttctatttaaatagtAATGAAATTGCAATTTATCACTTTTGTGGTAAATTTTCTGGATAAGAAAGCTAATTTGAGTTCATTTGCCATTTTAGAAGAGCTTTTCTAGAGTGCAAATATTCTTCCCCGGGGAGAAGAAAGATACAGTACAGCAATGTGATATTATTTAAGTAATATTGATGACTTTATATTGCAGAAAGTGTTATCCAAGTGCTAGTCTGAAATGGCTGGCTGATTCACCTACACTTGCTAACTTATTTAACAGTAAAGAAGTCAATCTGCCAACCTCTGACCTTGGAATAGGAAAGAAAGTCTTATTCTCATCATCTGCTTTTCGCATAACTAAAGGTCAGTTCATACTACAAGTAAATGGATGTGCAGGTTTCCAGCACTTCTGTGTTGTAGAGCTAATCCTTCAAGCACTTACTATGGCACCTGCTATTGGAAGGATCTGAGGGAAacaattggaaagaaaaatgaagctgtAGGCTAGTGATGAGATCTGGAACCTCAGGCACCAGTCATCAACTCAGACAATTTAACTAAAACAGTTGGGCAAAACCCTAAAACCAGCTCCAGCTAACTAAAGATGGTGGACTCTTCCTTAAATTGAGTTCTTCCTATGAGTTTCCAAGTTCCAATTTTGTATTATAAATTACACTGTAAATAGTTTATTTCATAGCAGGCATCACAATTTAAAGATACGGGGGTTTTGTTAGAATATTAAAGACTGAGTGACAAACATCACCTGATACTCACCATCTAAGATAGTCCTTCCTACACTGGTGCAGAGCACCATGCTTTCCTGGCCATTACGGTTTTCTCTGCGGGAGGGAATGATTCCCTGGACATAGAAACAATAGTTTCTTCCGCTCTCAACACTTAGTTCAAAATTAtggctttttgttgttgcatctttctgtaaaggaaaaaaaatatttcaagtgtCAGCTCTTAAGGTAGCACAGAAATTGTGTAACTATACAGAATATAATTATTACAGAATAAAAACTAGAGTTAGACCTTACCTTTCCAGAACTTTGATCTTTCCAGTAATAGAGTTTGTATTCCAGGTCATGCTGGAAAATATCTTGAATACTTTGAAAGCTTCCATTAGGAAATATATATGGTGTAAGCGGATCTTTGAACACGACATTCAGTTTGGAGCCTTTTTGTGAATAATCCTTTATCTCTGGTTTTCCAATAACAGCTAAACAAAGatttttagaattaaaaaactGATATAATCTTCTATATTTGATgtgctctttttccttcttccctccatTACCCTCCCTCCTCAAATCTATTACATGTTTACAAAGCCAGTGAAGGTCTAGATTGTAAACAAGTACCTTCACCTAGTACATAATATTAACTAAATGGTCTACTCTCTGCACTCAGAAACAAATGGTAACTAAAATCTTACACCCTCCCCTTACAACAGGGAAAGCTTTATGcctgaatattttcttctctgataCCAGCAGGGTTACTGGAAGAatctatagaaaaaaaacctttaagcTCAATTTAAACCTTGTTTAAATCAACAGAAGTAAtcttaaaaggaaatttataGTGAGATTTAATTGGCAATCCTACTTACTCTGACTATAAGGTGTAAATTTTTCAGAGACTGCAAAAGGTGGCTCTTCAAAGTTATCCATCTCCGCAGGTCTTACAGACAGTATGTGTGCGGTATAGGTCTCCTTTACATTCCTGAGCACATCAGTGACATCACACTCTGTTTCTGATGTCAGTATGCATTTTCTCTTTACATCAGATGCCCGTCTGAAAAGAGCAAGAGAGAAGTGTCAACACTTTTGAACcagacatatatatattatatttagaTATGATGACAAACATCTTCCCCCTCAAACTGTATAGATTTCCCTCGTCCAGAACAGTCTTGCAGGTATGAGGctaaaaggagaagaaaaaacctCAAAAGCCACTATCCTGTACAGCTGTATTTCACAATTCAAAGCAGAATCAAGTAAATCAAGCATGATCAACACTAATAACAGAAATATGCTATAGGACACATATATGAACTAAAAATTCAACCTTTTACATGAATTGAATAGAAACCACAACTAGttctcattttgcatttttctgtggttgcagaatgtattttaaaatatataagaTGCATAAATCACTTCAAGGTGTTGTCCTTGATGTGTTTGAAAACTGTTGCCTTAAGAAACATCAGTTGTTATAGGAAGCTCTACTGACATTGTTTAATGTGACAATGTCTCCATGTAGGTGTAATTTGGTCTTGCATCTACGCAAATGCCACTAAGAACCAGAGAGTAGTAGCAAATTTCACTGCAGAACTACGATTtaaaaacactgacaaaaaacGTGACTCATGATGCacttttcttgatttttaaatgatAGAAAGCAGGTccatttttttgcaaaatagCAATGAGACTATGAAAAAAGtgttaatttctcattttactttgtcacaagaaggaaaaaaaaaaaccccaaacagatTAGATATTACTCCTTcaattcttttccctctttttgcCGGTGAATTAAGGAGAACAAAAATTGTGCaatctcagctggaagagcGAGTGCTGACTTTGAATATTAACAAATAGATTTTCCTCAAAGTAAATCAAGTTTCATTTTTTAGAGTCACCTGAACTCCCTTCTCAGATTTCTTTTGTCACAGATCAGTTGGGGACAGTGCCACAAGAGATGCACTGAAAAGGGACAGAGGTTTGATCTTTGTGATGAAACAAATGTAAATATACATACacaagaaagcaaacatttaaTCTCACTTCCTCCAGAACAGCAACTTCAGTCAAAAGAGGTGCCTCTGCTGCAGAACTACACCTGATTCTATACTGAATCTTGGGCAAACAGATTTCAATTTTTTGCAAGCAAAATGTCTAGAAGAAACGCCAGAtctaaaaatttaataaaacttaTTCTGCTAAACATGTGCTTTTAAGTCAATTAATCTGATGACTCtcttaaagaaggaaaaagcacatTAAGCCATTACACTGGGATTTCACCAGTTAGTCATGAGAGAACACTCATTTTTATGCCACTTTTAAAGACGGTAGGGACTACAGTACCACTTTTTCATTAACATGTAAGAAGTTTGATGATGAGTTTTCCCTTTAGGGCATGTTTAATAATGCTCTATGTATTAAAATGGGAGCTAAAACCAGCACAGATTTATTACTGAGCTTCATGGAAAGTTTTGTGCACTTCTGAAAGAGGCATTAGGCACTTCACATAAGCTGGAGATGTTTTATGTCCACAATATTTTACAGCTTACATAAAACATGGTATCAGAGGAAGTCTTGAGAGAGGCTGACGAACAAAGGTAGTTTTTAGTATTACCCAGTaagacaaaattattaattactaTGATTCACCAATTAGAATAAATTGCAGAGTCATTTATTAGATGCCTCCCAAGGCCGAAGACACAAGTCCAGACACCTTGAAAGACATAAAAAGGTGAAGTTCGGTCTAATACGTGGTATGTCAGAATGAGTACCAACTCCTTCGAAGTATCCTGGCTGGGTCTCTTGAGCAGCGCCAAACCCCAGAGCTGAAATACTGATCTAAAGCTCATCTCTCCATTTCTGAAGTGGGCAAAACCAGAAGTCTaaatctgatatttttttttgttggacATATTAACGCTTGGGTTGGCAAGTTTCCTAAATCCTAGCATTTGGGCACTTTTCCTGTTACATTCACTTTCAGGAATATTCAGACACACACTCTTTTAATATTCTTCAACTGCCATTAATGAACATATCACGATATGATATCTACTTACCCGTGTATTTCTACAGTATAGAAATAGCCTGATGGTTTTGGTTGCCACTGTAGTATAGTTTTAAAATTGATTGAAGACCAAGTTATATTGACTGCTGTTGGTAATTCTTCAGAGcctttaaatacagaaaagagtGCCATCGGTCATATTATATACAATTCCTGTTTCTCTGCAGTCATTGTTTAGTTAAATGAAGCAGTTGCCAGTAATTGCAACTTGGAAATGCTTTCTTGGGGAAAAAGGCTCAGTCCTGCCCTTAGGAAAGGACTGCTCGTCTTACTAAAGGAACATGTCCAGGCAGAagtgaaaaatgagaagaaaattattttctgtcttgtaaTTCTGAAATTGGTGAGTTAATCTGGAGTTCGGTTTAATGCTTCCTTTTTGATCCAAGACCTCTGTGGAAGATACAAAAGCTTCAACGTGCACTAAAATGTTCAAGCACTGAACAAATGAGGCTTGGTTCAAAATCATTCCTAGCTGCATCTTCTGCAGAAAGCGTCAGCTCCTGGATTGCCATTTACATATTTCGGAAAGataaagtcttttaaaaaatcagtggtTACCCTACACACCTACAATATCTGAGAGGGGTCACCCCAGGATGAGATCGTGTCACCTTCAGGCAGATGGGAAGCCAGCCACAGCTGCTTCGGGGAAATGCCTGGGACGAAGCCGGATGGGAAAACCCCTGACAACCCTATAACCTCTGGAAACTCCTCACCGTTTACCTCCTCTACCTCTTCGACAAGCTCGGAGCCAGCAACAAGGGGAGGAAATCTTGCGACTTCACTGCAACTGCCGGCCCCCGAGGCCGCCCCCGCTCCCCAGCACGGCCGCGGCCAGCGAGGAACCCGCGGTAGCGACCAGCCCTCGGCGGTGCGGAGCGCTGGTGAAGCGGGGTCGGCCGGCAGCCGCGACCCTCCGCGGCCCGAGGGCCAGCGTCGCCGTCCCCCTCCCGCCATCGCGGGGCGGCTCTCCTCGGGATCCCTCGGGGACACCCCGTCCTGCGCCTCCGAGGGACCGATCCCGGCGCCCATCCGCGCCATCCCGCCCCGTCCGCCCGTCCCGCGGGCCGTCACTCACCGGCGGCGGCCAGGCGCCACAGCAGCGCGCTGAGCAGCAGCGCCTgtcgcggggcggcggcgcgcaGCATCCTGGGCGCGGCGACGGAGCTGCGgcgggcggccgccgccggcaTATATGGAGCGGGGCAGAGCAGAGGCGGGACGAAGGCCTCGCCCCGGGGCCGCCCAGCGGGGGCGAGGGGACGGAGCGCGGCGGAAGCGCTCGGGCCCCGCCGGGTTGAGCAAACACGGCAGGGGATCTTCgaggaaaaggaggggaggggCGCTGAGGGACTGGCGCGTACCGCGGGCTCCAGCCCCCCGACCGCGTCCCCCGGCGCAGGCCGAGCTGGACGTGAGGGCACACCTGGACATGTCTGCGGTCCGTGTCTCCCCGCCTGTTCGGTGTCATCAATCGCTTGTACcacccctcccttctcctcttgGAATACTGGTGGAACTGGACGCCACTGGATAGCCAATTTCATCGCTGCAAACGTTTAGCGGGCTGTGGAGGGACACCTCAGCTCGGAAGTGGTTGCTCTGTGGGGCAGCTGGTCATGCAGAAGCGATGTTGGGTTAATTAACTTTGGTTCCGTACATTCTGGAGGCTAAATATGGCAGTCCTTGCCTCAGCACACAGAACATTGGACACAACTAGATCACATCCTCGATCCCCTCACATC
This genomic interval carries:
- the F3 gene encoding tissue factor isoform X2 — translated: MLRAAAPRQALLLSALLWRLAAAGSEELPTAVNITWSSINFKTILQWQPKPSGYFYTVEIHGRASDVKRKCILTSETECDVTDVLRNVKETYTAHILSVRPAEMDNFEEPPFAVSEKFTPYSQTVIGKPEIKDYSQKGSKLNVVFKDPLTPYIFPNGSFQSIQDIFQHDLEYKLYYWKDQSSGKKDATTKSHNFELSVESGRNYCFYVQGIIPSRRENRNGQESMVLCTSVGRTILDEYGTEVFIILAVIAIAVITLAIVLPVVLCKRKKAKKARAVREKELLNGV
- the F3 gene encoding tissue factor isoform X1, which translates into the protein MKLAIQWRPVPPVFQEEKGGVVQAIDDTEQAGRHGPQTCPGSEELPTAVNITWSSINFKTILQWQPKPSGYFYTVEIHGRASDVKRKCILTSETECDVTDVLRNVKETYTAHILSVRPAEMDNFEEPPFAVSEKFTPYSQTVIGKPEIKDYSQKGSKLNVVFKDPLTPYIFPNGSFQSIQDIFQHDLEYKLYYWKDQSSGKKDATTKSHNFELSVESGRNYCFYVQGIIPSRRENRNGQESMVLCTSVGRTILDEYGTEVFIILAVIAIAVITLAIVLPVVLCKRKKAKKARAVREKELLNGV